cggagggccagatcggaacaTAGGTGCGGCTGCCCatttggtgccgcggggttcggtgatatagaaccactcctgttgccgTCCGTGAAGGTGCCTTTTGGACAGATAGTGTTGGcaagcttgctcaccatagcaccgccacactccgcttgctccccgttaactagcttcggcttcacattgaaagtcttgagccataggccgaagtgtggggggatgcggagaaaggcttTGCACatgacgacgaacgccgagatgtggagaaaagagtccggagctagatcgtgaaaatctagcccataatagaacatgaggccgcgaacgaaggggtgaagagcgaaccctagcccgcggaggaagtgggagatgaatacaaccctctcgctggattttggtgtggggatgacctgccctttagtagggagcctgtgggggatttccgCAGTCAGGTACCTCGCCTTCCGAAGCTTCGTGATATCCTCCACGGTGACCGAGGAGGCTGCCCACCTACCTTGGGAGATGGAACCGGACATAACTAGAGGGCCTGGTAACAATGGAAGAAATCGAATCCTGGGCGCTGGAGCCTGAGGTTGGGAAGGTTGAGGAAGAGGTAGGCGTGGGGGGAGAAAGATGGGTTtgtacccctttataaaggcgaacaatatcgaacgcctcctcacgggccttaaatctcgcctattcccaagggatcgccaacaacacggttggactacccacgcccatattgatgaggatcccgtgataaggggacacgatctctgcttcgacaagacgtgccaacggaaaccgcatctcgaaacacgGAGCGGGGGTGCTAAAAAAGgtttgaaataatgaccgggcggaGACGTGGCGTCTCactacaaaagttgtcagtagatgggacttgttaaaTATTATAATCTTTGCGGagtttgttttgcagagccggacacgttctctgtgttcgaggactactttgaaatattcaaaggaggaacccgccttgcaatgccgaagacaatctgtgcgccggacacatcgtcattgaagcctggttcaggggctactgagggagtcctggattaaggggtcctcggacgtccgggctatgtgacgtgggccggactaatgggccatgaagatacaagacagaagacttcatctcgtgtccgggtgggactctcctttgcggggatggcaagcttggcgttcggatatgaagattcttTCCTCTGCAAACCTACTCTGTACAGCCCTaggcccctccgatgtctatataaaccggagggtttagtccgtagagtaGAATTACAATCATACAGGcaagacatctagggtttagccattacgatctcgtggtagatcaactcttgtaatcctcatattcatcaagatcaatcaagcaggaagtagggtattacctccatcaagagggcccgaacctgggtaaacatcgtgtcccccgtctcctgttaccatcgaccttagacacacagttcgggaccccctacccgagatccgccggttttgacaccgacaccagcgttAAGCAggaacattatatttggatcttgtttgatgcgaaaCGGTCATTCATTttaatcagagaataatggttgttctatttatatgagtagtatcttttatggtcatgaacccttgatgagtggtctatttttcttgaatctcgattgtagtgatacacatattcatagtattgaagccaaaagatgcaaggttaataatgatagtgcaacttatttgtggcactgccgtttaggtcatattggtgtaaagcgcatgaagaaattccatgctgatgggcttttggaatcacttgatgcttgcgaaccatgcctcatgggtaagatgactaagactccgttctccggaacaatggagcgagcaactgacttgttcgaaataatacatactcatgtatgcggtccaatgagtgttgaggctcgcaacgggtatcgttattttctgaccttcacagatgatttgagcagatatgggtatatctacttaatgaaacataagtctgaaacatttgaaaagttcaaagaatttcagagtgaagtggaaaatcattgtaacaagaaaataaagtttctacgatctgatcgtggagatgaatatttgagttatgagtttggtcttcattcgaaacaatgtggaatagtttcgcaagtcatgccacctggaacaccacaacgtaatggtgtgtccgaacgtcgtaaccatactttattagatatggtgtgatctgatgtctcttactgatttaccgctcttttggggttatgctttagagacggctgcattcacgttaaatattacaccatctaaatccgttgagacgacaccatatgaactgtggtttggcaagaaacctaagttgtcatttcttaaagtttggggttgcgatgcttatgtgaaaaagcttcaacctgataagctcgaacccaaatcggagaaatgtgtcttcataggatacccaaaagagactgttgggtacaccttctatcacagatccgaatgCAAGATATTCAtggctaagaatggatcctttctagagaaggagtttctctcaaaagaagtgagtgggaggaaagtagaacttgatgaggtaattgtaccttctccctaattggaaagtagttcatcacagaaatcagttccagtgattcctacaccaatcagcGAGGAAaccaatgatgatgatcatgaaacttcagatcaagttactaccgaaccacgtaggtcaaccagagtacgatccgcaccagagtggtacggtaatccagttctggaggtcatgttacttgaccatgatgaacctacgaactacgaggaagcgatgatgagcctagattccatgaaatggcttgaggccacgaaatctgagatgggatccatgtatgagaacaaaatatggactttggttgacttgcccgatgatcggcaagccatagagaataaatggatcttcaagaagaagactcaCGCTGATGgcaatgttactgtctacaaagctcgacttgttgcaaaaagttttcgacaagttcaaggagttgactacgatgagaccttctcacccgtagttatgcttaagtctatctgaatcatgttagcaattgccgcattttatgattatgaaatttggcaaatggatgtcaaaactgcattccctaaatggatatcttaaagaagagttgtatatgatgcaaccagaaggttttgtcgatcctaaatgtactaacaaagtgtgcaaactccagtgatccatttatggactggtgcaagcctctcggagttggaatatacgttttgatagtgtgatcaaagcatatggttatatacagacttttggagaagcctgtatttacaagaaagtgagtgggagctctgtagcatttctaatattatatgtggatgacatattgttgattggaaataatacagaatttctggatagcataaaaggatacttgaataagaatttttcaatgaaagacctcggtgaagctgcttatatattaggcatgaagacctatagagatagatcaagacgcttgattgaactttcacaaagcacataccttgataaagttttgaagaagttcaaaatggatcagtcaaagaaagggttcttgcctatattacaaggtgtgaagttgagtcagactcaatgcccgaccactgcagaagatagagagaaaatgaaagtcattccctatgcctcagccataggttctatcatgtatgcaatgttgtgcaCCAGACTTGatatgtgccttgctattagtttagaagggaggtaccaaagtaatccaggagtggatcactggacagcggtcaagaacctcctgaaatacctgaaaaggactaaggatatgtttctcgtttatggaggtgacaaagagctcgtcgtaaatggttatgtcgatgcaagctttgacactgatgcggatgaatctaagtcacaaatggatacatgtttatattggatggtggagttgtcagttggtgcagttccaaacagagtgtcgtggcgggatctacgtgtgaggcggagtacatagctgcttcggaagcagcaaatgaaggagtctggatgaaggagttcatctcCGATCTAGGTGtgatacctagtgcatcgggtcgaataaaaatcttttgtgacaatactggagcaatggCCTTGgagaaggaatccagatttcacaagagaaccaaacacatcaagagacgcttcaattccatccgtgatcaagtcaaggagggagacatagagatttgcaaaatacacacggatctgaatgttgcatacccgttgactaagcctcttccacgagaaaaacatgatcaacaccaagactccatgggtgttagaatcattactctgtaatctggattattgactctagtgcaagtgggagactgaaggaaatatgccctagaggcaataataaagttattatttatatttccttatatcatgataaatgtttattattcatgctagaattgtattaaccggaaacttagtacatgtgtgaatacatagataaacggagtgtccctagtatgcctctacttgactagctcgttaatcaaagatggttaagtttcctaaccatagacatgtgttgtcatttgatgaacgggggcacatcattagagaatgatgtgatggacaagacccatccgttagcttagcataacgattgtttagttttattgctattgctttcttcatgacttatacatattcctctgactatgagattatgcaacacccgaataccggaggaacactttgtgtgctatcaaatgtcacaacgtaactgggtgattataaagatgctctacaggtgtctctgaaggtgtttgttgaattggcatagatcaagattagaatttgtcactccgtatatcggagaggtatctctgggccctctcggtaatgcacatcactataagccttgcaagcaatgtgactaatgagttagttacgggatgatgcattacggaatgagtaaagagacttgccggtaacgagattgaactaggtatgaggataccgacgatcgaatctcgggcaagtaacatatcgatgaaaaagggaatgacgtatgttgttatgcggtttgaccgataaagatcttcgtagaatatgtaggagccaatatgagcatccaggttccgctattggttattgaccggagacgtgtctcggtcatgtctacatagttctcgaacccgtagggtccgcacgcttaacgttcgatgacgatttgtattatgagttatgtgatttgatgaccaaagtttgttcggagtcccggatgagatcattgacatgacgaggagtctcggaatggtcgagaggtaaagattcatatattggaaggttatattcggacatcggaatggtttcgagtgatccaggtatttttccggagtaccgaggggttaccggaccccccgtgaagtgttgggccaacatgggcctaagggagagagGCGGATGCCCACGGGAGGCGGCCGCGGGCCCCCTCCTTGGgggtccgaataggacaaggaggagggggcggcgccccccttccctttccctctccctctccttcctattccctccggtggaagaaaggaaagggggcgaatcctacttggactaggagtccaagtaggactccccccatggtgcgcccctcctggccgccggcctcgctccccctcctttatatacatggccagggggcaccccaaagcataacagacaatctcttagccgtgtgtggtgccccctccacagtttaacacctcggtcatatcgtcgtagtgcttaggcgaagccctgcgtcggtaacttcatcatcaccgtcgccacgccgtcgtgctgatggaactctccctcgaccctctgctggatcaagagttcgagggacgtcatcatgctaaacatgtgctgaacacggaggtgccgtacgttcggtacttgaatcggttggatcgtggagacgttcgactacatcaaccgcgttactaaacggttccgctttcggtctactagggtacatggacacactctcccgtctcgttgctatgcatctcctagatagatcttgcgtgatcgtaggaattctTTTGAATTACTAGGTTCCCCAAACAGTGGCGACGACAGCGGTCGGGTGAGGAGGCGCATGCCGGTGATGGGGGCGATAACaatggcggccggggcaggaggcgcATGATGGGTGGGATTTGATAGTTGCTCGGTAATGTAGGTTTTTATAGGATGAGTTCCATCTATCCCTTTTACATAGGGTGAGTCTTGGTGTTTTTTCTTGATTACAGAATAATAAGAAACAAGAAAAGGAATATGCTGAAGCGTGTTTTTGGAAAGAAAAGATATATGTTTGAGCTATTTTTTGGCCTAACTTTTCATATACCAGAAACCATTTTACTTTTTGTTTCCGCGAAAGCCATTTTAGTTGGGGGAGGGATAGGATgtttagggcatctccaacacttGCCCTCAAACAGCTGACAACCGTATGGACCGAACGGTCCGGGCGTCATTTTGTCATTCAACGTGGTATCTCATCGGTCGATGGACTGGGCGGACATCTGTTTTTCTGCAAACCATGGGGGCTCTACGAAAATCCAGACCACTGCCACGTACACGTCTGCCATCCCGGACCCACCCAAAACTCTCTCCCGTGCCCGTGCCCTCTCCTACGCGAAGCGGCTGCCGCACATTCATGCTGGCATGTGCCACACCAGAGCTCCATTCATGCCAACCCAAAAGCGGATGCAGTCTCTCACTGGAGCCAACGTTGAAGCAACGTGCCGGCCGAGAGCGCCGCCCGACCTCAATGCGTGTTCCAGTGTCGAGGAAACATGATCGGATGGAACTAGACGGTTGTGCAGTGCATTCATACGGGCTCCCGTCCATCCGCCTGCCGACATTAAATTGGCGTGGAGACCGAGAAACCTACTATAGCACCCGCATGGACACACCACACCACATGTCCCGGATGGTGGTGCCCCATGTCCCTGCCGGTACCCTCTATTTAAATGGTGCCTCCTCGCCCGTGACAACCAGCACCACCGCACCACGTCCACCATGTCCTCGAGAACTAAAGCAATGTGGGATAGCATGTCCATGGAGCAGAAGCAGGAGTTGGGCGGCATTGCGGCTAGCTGGCAGGCCCGTCGTGCGTGTCATTCTGAGGTTGGCTGGCCAGTTAGCTCATCGGAGGTTAGCGACGGGGACCATACGATGGAGTAGGCGACCGACGACGAGCCGGCTTCTCCACCCGCGAAAAAGCAGCTGGCACCGCACGTGTTGGCATTCCTCGACGAGCACCGTCTCACTGAGGGGCAAATCATCGGTGAGCAGGCGAACGACAATCACATCGCGGTCATGGTCGTGGAGGATTAGGGCTTCCTAGATGAGTAGCCAACGATGTATGAGTCCATGCGGAGCGCCCATGACATCCACCGCGAGCGGTGACAGTTGCGCGTCCTGCGGGCGGAGATAAATGCCATGTTCGCGGAGATCGACGTGGAGGTCGCCGAGGAGGAGGCGTAGGCTACCGCAAACGTCACAAGCTCCGCTTCGGCCACGCTGCCACGACCACAAGTTCTGCACCTCCACGTCTGTCATCATCGATGAGGCGGAGCCCAACGAGGAAAAGTAACACATGGGAAGCCACCGCAGCTTGGGTCCGAGGAAGGCCGCTACTATTCTTCCCCTTCTGCAGCTTCACTTCCTGGGGCTCACGGCATGCCGATGAGGTTGCTTGACATCAGGAAGACATGTTGTGGGAAACAGGCGCCGCCGCGGTCGGCGATCATTTAGACTAGGTTGCAAAAAGCCTAGTCCACTATAGTTTAGTTGAGATATGTCGAAAATGTAATGATTTTGATCCGGTTTTAATGAAAATCATACGGTTTGCACGAAAATCATTCAATTTGTTTAAATCTGGTCTGAAATGTGTACGGATACgattggacggccggcttacgtaTTATTGTTGGTGGACAAATACATTGTCCGTTTCAGAGGTTTGTATTGGAGATGGTTTAGGGGTTTGCATTAGGTATGACTTAGTTGCCGCAGAATCATCTCGCTGTGAATTGACAGATGGGTGACAAAAGGAGAGGAGAATCCTTTTTGAAGAAAGAAAGATAGTGGAAATGAGAATGAGAGGCCATTCATTTCTGCTTGTGCGCGAAGGCAAATAACACGCAACCAAGGGACGCGGCTTCCCTTTTCCTGCTGGTGCGGTTTGCGTTGAAGCTAGGAGAAGAAAAGTGGCACTCACTCAtccctttctttttttcttttttttgcgaggaaaAGGGGGTTTCATTCATCAAGCAGCAGTCAGATCTGCATTACATAGGTCCGGCACCTCGTCCGGACCGGGTCGAAGCCACACCGCAGTGCGCTTATTTATTCTACCATAGTTCGCTAAATAATGGCTAACAACGTTTTGTTCTCTCCTTACATGCTTGACTAGATATTCCCCACGTTTCTGTAGAAGCCTAGTGATCTCACGAACCATCATCAGGTACTCCGACCTGTTTACTCTACCTTCCTTCACCAGCTTGGCCACATCTAGGCAGTCCGTTTGAACAACAATTGGTAGTGCAGACCATTGGGAGGCTAGGGAAATGCCCTCCATACATGCTGCAAGTTCAGATTCCAGCGGGGACGCACATTGCCGTAACTCTCGGCTGGAAGAGAAGATTATAGCTCCATGTTCGTCTCGAAGAACCATACCCGCCCCAGCACTCCCGTCCTTGCCACAGAAGGAGCCGTCAACGTTAAGCGCTGCCCATCCAGGTGGCGGTGCCTCCTATCCTGGAGCCTGCTCCTTTGCCTGGTACGCATACGATATTGGTTTCCTCCTGACCTGGTGGCCAGTCACCATCTTCCCTTTCACATGATCGCCAAGAGGGTCTGCCTGAAGGGCCAGCAAGGAGCTAATATAGCTAGACAGAAACCTTGTCGAGGCCTCCACTGATGGTGGCCGTTTGTCATGGACGATCTCATTCCTTACGTGCCAGCAGCGCCAAATCGTCATAAGCGTGTACATGCGCTCCTCCTCCGGCAGGTCAGCGAACTCACTCATCCCTTTCACCGCTCCAGCCTCGTTTTCGACAAAGTGAACCGTGTCCCTTCCACTCTCGCTTGAGTCACGTCTTCACCGTCGCGTCGAGGGTCCTTCTCTTCGTTTTCAACGGAGCTTGTAGAGAAGTTCTGGACGGACTTTTCGTCAAGGGTCGTGTAGACCTGGGCACTCCGCGTCCGTTGCCACTTTTATTTTTAGGGTATTTTTAATCTTTTGCAATTTGCGTGCCTCGTCCATTGCCACTTGGGAAACATCGCCTCGTGTCCACGGCGACGTTGAAACGCCAGAGCTGGCTCCTGTCGGTCAAAAGGAAAGATTCCAAAAGCTGGAGCTAGACTCGGCATTTCAGCGGATTACCACGAGTCTCGTGGCGACGTGCAATGCTCCACAACACCCTATAGTCTATATATATACGCGATGATTTACCAATAGTACCAACGCGGCGACGATCTGACGTGCGGCGTGGAGAATCGAAGTTGATACGGTACCCCATCCACTATAACCAACGCCGAGAAAAAGGAGGAGAAAACACGGCGAATTTGCATTTACGCCAACCCACGACGCGCTGCCCTTCACCGCCGTTTCTACCGACCGACCCGATCCTCCTGCTGCTCCTCCTGTCCTCCTCCTCCAGATCCCAAATCACCATcgccgcctccctcctcccctcccctcccctccccagcaagcaagcaagcaaaacccccgccgccgccgccatgcaCCCGGCGTCCTCTTCCTCCTCAGCGGCGCACCCGCCGGACGGCGACCGCCCCAACGCcaaggccccgccgccgcccggcccgGCCATGGGCTACCCCGCCAACGCCGGGCCCAACCCCGGCAACGCCAGCTCCGCCTActacgccgccgccccgccccccgTCGCCAACGGCAACGGCACGGCCGCCTTCGGCGTCGCCTACCCCTACCCGGCCCCGCccccgcaccaccaccaccaccacccgcccccgcccccgcccccgccctaCCACCACTACCACAACCACCACAACCCCTACCAGGCggcccctccgccgccgcccacctgcctgcgccgcctcctcgcgctcgtcgtcgccgccttcctcctcctcggcGCCGGCACCTTCATCGTCTGGCTCCTCCTccgcccgcgcgcgcccgccTTCTCCCTCTCCGCTCTCACGCTCTCCCGCGTCGCCTACTCCCCGGCCAActcctccctctccgccgccttCGACGCCTCGCTCCTCGCCGACAACCCCAACTCCAAGCTCACCATCTCCTACTCCTCCCTCGTCGCCTACGTCGATCTCGCCCCCTCCTCCCCCATCGCCGTCACCTCCCTCGCGCCCTTCGCGCAGGGGCCCCGGAACACCACCACGCTCGCCTTCCGCCTCGACGTCGACGGGACCTACGTCGGGCCCGACGAGGCCGCGGCGCTCAAGAGCGGGAACGGGGGCACCATGGAGGTCCAGGTGAGGCTCGCGGCCATCGCCGTCTTCGATAGAGGGGGCTGGCGCACCCGCCGGAGGGCCATGAGGGTGCTGTGCGATGGAGTGCCCGTCACATTCCGTGGGAAGAACGCCACCGACGCAAAATTTGATGGCCCGGCACGCCGCTGCCAAGTCGTCTTGTGAAGGTTAGCTGACATGATTCCAGTACCTTTTGTGGTTATGCCTTCAATTTACATTCAGAGTTCCATGTTGTAAAAAAATTGTATGGATTGTAAGAGCGGCAAGGTGTTTATGTCCGTATGTTCTTTCTTGATGTGGTGATTTGTGAGTTTGAAAATATGGTCGTTAGCAGCCTTGATTTTGATTGCCAGATGGAGAGATGGGTCAAATGGTCAACTTGAAGGAGTGTGTGGCTGTGTTCGAGTCTTACTATAGTGTCTAAGTGAATTGTCAACGGGAGTCAGAGAACACACTTTTAATAGAACATCCAAAAATAGTGAAGAGTCCAACTGATGCAGGAGTCGCACATAACCTTCAGCTACTAATAATATCCAAACTTCGGCACTAGGAAATCTGG
This genomic window from Aegilops tauschii subsp. strangulata cultivar AL8/78 chromosome 4, Aet v6.0, whole genome shotgun sequence contains:
- the LOC109763849 gene encoding uncharacterized protein At1g08160, producing MHPASSSSSAAHPPDGDRPNAKAPPPPGPAMGYPANAGPNPGNASSAYYAAAPPPVANGNGTAAFGVAYPYPAPPPHHHHHHPPPPPPPPYHHYHNHHNPYQAAPPPPPTCLRRLLALVVAAFLLLGAGTFIVWLLLRPRAPAFSLSALTLSRVAYSPANSSLSAAFDASLLADNPNSKLTISYSSLVAYVDLAPSSPIAVTSLAPFAQGPRNTTTLAFRLDVDGTYVGPDEAAALKSGNGGTMEVQVRLAAIAVFDRGGWRTRRRAMRVLCDGVPVTFRGKNATDAKFDGPARRCQVVL